Proteins encoded in a region of the Clostridium beijerinckii genome:
- a CDS encoding DUF2935 domain-containing protein has product MLSTGNYIRQSLELHLYFTRTMKEHSFFLEAGFTPKDKNYIDEADAFRLAFDNLLFDVISISDGVVSRDLLEAGEAITPYTLDAEKASAYYTGVKIATNLTKLEEELMGDSFSRHSHEELERKVAAINNRALELTAGLIRYKSRLLSDVLSCKVFTVNYPLLIDHIMREAKLYFTLVKRLQERENIDLEREAYEQEYFWNRIMAEHAKFLRGLIDPTEDELINMSNNFGREFDKLTMEAREAMNQSVPLSKVTDDSYKATLAIGKFKEQGTVGLLECKIKSIIVPLLGDHILREANHYLRLLKIFKRAGELE; this is encoded by the coding sequence GTGTTATCAACTGGTAATTATATACGACAATCTTTGGAGTTGCATCTATATTTTACAAGAACTATGAAGGAACATTCTTTCTTTTTAGAGGCAGGTTTCACTCCAAAGGATAAAAACTATATAGATGAGGCAGATGCTTTTAGGTTGGCTTTTGACAATCTTTTATTTGATGTTATTTCAATTTCTGATGGTGTTGTAAGCAGAGACTTATTAGAAGCTGGCGAAGCTATAACACCGTATACTCTTGATGCTGAAAAGGCATCAGCATATTATACAGGAGTAAAAATTGCCACTAATCTTACTAAATTAGAGGAAGAATTAATGGGTGATTCTTTCAGTAGGCATAGTCACGAAGAACTTGAAAGAAAAGTAGCAGCTATTAATAATAGAGCATTGGAATTGACTGCAGGTTTAATAAGATATAAATCCAGACTACTATCAGATGTATTATCTTGTAAAGTATTCACAGTAAATTATCCTTTGCTTATTGATCACATTATGAGGGAAGCAAAATTATATTTTACATTAGTTAAAAGGCTTCAAGAGCGTGAAAATATTGATTTAGAGAGAGAAGCTTATGAGCAGGAATATTTCTGGAATAGAATTATGGCTGAACACGCAAAATTCCTTCGCGGACTTATTGATCCAACAGAAGATGAATTAATAAATATGTCAAATAACTTTGGACGTGAATTTGATAAGTTAACAATGGAAGCAAGGGAAGCTATGAACCAATCAGTTCCACTTTCTAAAGTTACAGATGATAGTTATAAAGCGACTTTAGCAATAGGTAAATTTAAAGAGCAAGGTACAGTAGGATTATTAGAGTGTAAAATTAAATCCATAATAGTACCATTATTAGGTGACCATATTTTGCGTGAGGCTAATCATTATTTGCGATTACTAAAAATATTCAAAAGGGCTGGGGAGTTAGAATAA
- a CDS encoding FAD-dependent oxidoreductase, producing the protein MESVWSSEVNFRKRETLNQDIQCDILVIGAGMAGLLTAYMLNKSGRDVVVIDARSIAGGVTKNTTAKITSQHELIYDKLIKEFGEDGASQYARANEFAIRRYKEIIDAEKIDCDFEHKDAYLYTSDNIKDLEDEYNAAKRLGIDAELVDEVNIPIDVKKALKFKNQAQFHPLKFLRPISEQLTIYENTVALDITEDNTVVTKNDMKIKANKIVVASHYPFLNTPGYYFMRMHQERAYAIALENAQDVNGMYKGIDQNTYSFRNYKNLLILDGAARRTGENEEGGAYEELRKVAKEFYPNATEKYHWSTQDCITLDNIPYIGHYSSKTPNIYVETGFKKWGMTTSMVAAMIISDMILEKENDFSEIFSPRRFDMSASMKNAAKDLVITAKNFIAERINIPEETLNSIENGHGGIIEYKGQKAGVYKDNEGKVYTVSTKCAHLGCELKWNADDLTWDCPCHGSRYNYEGIWIESPTNKCLHEV; encoded by the coding sequence ATGGAAAGTGTATGGAGTTCCGAGGTTAATTTTAGAAAAAGAGAAACTTTAAATCAAGACATTCAATGTGACATTCTTGTAATAGGTGCTGGAATGGCAGGACTGCTCACAGCATATATGCTGAATAAAAGCGGGAGAGATGTTGTTGTAATTGATGCTAGAAGTATAGCAGGAGGAGTTACTAAAAATACAACTGCTAAAATAACATCTCAGCATGAATTAATTTACGATAAATTAATTAAAGAATTTGGTGAAGATGGCGCCAGTCAATATGCAAGAGCTAATGAGTTTGCTATAAGGAGATACAAGGAAATAATTGATGCAGAAAAAATTGATTGTGATTTTGAGCATAAAGATGCATACTTGTATACTTCCGATAACATTAAAGATCTTGAAGATGAATATAATGCAGCGAAAAGATTAGGGATTGATGCAGAACTTGTAGATGAGGTAAATATTCCGATAGACGTTAAAAAGGCATTGAAATTTAAGAATCAAGCACAGTTTCATCCACTAAAATTCTTAAGACCAATTTCAGAACAATTAACTATTTATGAAAATACAGTAGCTCTTGATATTACTGAAGATAATACTGTAGTTACAAAGAATGATATGAAAATTAAAGCAAATAAAATAGTGGTAGCATCGCATTACCCATTTTTGAATACTCCAGGCTACTATTTTATGAGAATGCATCAAGAAAGAGCATATGCTATAGCTTTAGAAAATGCGCAAGATGTTAATGGAATGTATAAAGGTATTGATCAAAATACATATTCATTTAGAAATTATAAGAATCTATTAATACTTGATGGTGCGGCTCGAAGAACCGGTGAAAATGAAGAAGGTGGGGCATACGAAGAATTAAGAAAGGTTGCAAAAGAATTTTATCCAAATGCAACAGAGAAATATCATTGGTCAACTCAAGATTGTATAACATTAGACAATATACCTTACATAGGTCATTACTCATCTAAAACTCCTAATATTTATGTTGAAACAGGATTTAAAAAATGGGGAATGACAACTTCAATGGTTGCAGCAATGATAATAAGTGATATGATTCTTGAAAAAGAAAATGACTTCTCTGAAATATTCTCACCAAGAAGATTTGACATGTCAGCATCTATGAAAAATGCTGCAAAGGATCTTGTTATAACCGCAAAAAATTTTATTGCAGAGAGGATAAATATTCCAGAGGAGACCTTAAATAGTATTGAAAATGGTCATGGAGGCATTATAGAATATAAAGGTCAAAAGGCTGGTGTCTATAAGGATAATGAAGGCAAAGTATATACAGTGTCAACAAAGTGTGCTCATTTAGGCTGCGAACTTAAATGGAATGCTGATGATTTGACTTGGGACTGTCCTTGTCATGGTTCAAGATACAATTATGAGGGAATCTGGATAGAAAGTCCTACTAATAAATGTCTTCATGAAGTGTAA
- a CDS encoding ferritin-like domain-containing protein: MGLIGLTKGTDLEEKINEMWKAEAIGAATYQAFAIVAQEKGLSELADELKKISADEARHGGLYAALNGHTNENLRDALSSMSIGEISAGEKIKELSKILDKLGLIEAAQAVHTAGEDECRHGEILKELVKKYL; the protein is encoded by the coding sequence ATGGGTTTAATAGGTCTAACTAAAGGTACAGATTTAGAAGAAAAAATTAATGAAATGTGGAAGGCAGAAGCAATAGGTGCTGCAACTTATCAAGCTTTTGCAATAGTTGCTCAAGAAAAGGGTCTATCTGAATTAGCAGATGAACTAAAAAAGATTTCTGCTGATGAAGCTCGTCATGGTGGATTATATGCAGCGCTAAATGGTCATACAAATGAAAATTTACGTGATGCTTTGAGTTCAATGTCTATTGGTGAAATCTCTGCAGGAGAAAAAATAAAAGAATTATCTAAAATTCTTGATAAATTAGGTCTTATAGAAGCAGCTCAAGCTGTACATACTGCTGGCGAAGATGAGTGTAGACATGGTGAAATTTTAAAAGAGCTAGTTAAAAAATATTTATAG
- a CDS encoding GNAT family N-acetyltransferase, whose translation MLIRFQGNDSILDSKPFTDDEVRFNLLHLVRESESPYLFTNKNRSIIIGQSALKHPAWIWTENNITNDDIKELKDDFAELYKDVDILTFVAKPDIAILLAEHYSKVKHKNYSVSLQMESFQCSSVIEAKQINGQLRQATINDINIISEFLSGFVYDCFGKETTSEEQLETAKMYIESKNLYIWECDSKIISMANIAHRSQRNVRINGVYTIPNMRGKGFGAKIVSELCKIILSEHKTPVLYTDLRNPASNKAYKNVGFTECGKVTQISFTLRN comes from the coding sequence GTGTTAATTAGATTTCAAGGAAATGATAGTATATTGGATTCTAAACCATTTACTGATGACGAAGTTCGGTTTAATTTACTACATTTAGTAAGAGAAAGTGAATCTCCATATTTGTTTACAAATAAGAATAGAAGTATAATAATTGGACAGTCAGCGCTTAAACATCCAGCTTGGATATGGACAGAAAATAATATCACAAATGATGATATTAAGGAATTAAAAGATGATTTCGCAGAATTATATAAAGATGTGGATATACTGACGTTTGTAGCTAAACCAGATATAGCAATCTTGTTAGCTGAACATTATTCTAAAGTTAAGCATAAAAATTATTCTGTTTCTTTGCAAATGGAGTCGTTTCAGTGTTCATCTGTAATTGAAGCAAAACAGATTAATGGACAGCTTAGACAAGCTACGATAAATGATATTAATATTATTTCAGAATTTTTATCTGGATTTGTTTATGATTGCTTTGGGAAAGAAACTACATCAGAAGAGCAGTTAGAAACTGCAAAAATGTATATTGAAAGTAAGAACTTATATATTTGGGAATGTGATAGCAAAATAATTTCTATGGCAAATATCGCTCATCGTTCACAGCGAAATGTTAGAATTAATGGGGTATATACCATACCAAATATGAGAGGTAAGGGATTTGGAGCAAAGATTGTATCTGAATTATGCAAAATTATTCTTAGTGAACATAAAACTCCTGTTCTTTACACAGATTTAAGAAATCCAGCTTCTAATAAAGCATACAAGAATGTTGGATTTACTGAATGTGGAAAAGTTACTCAAATATCATTTACTTTGAGAAATTAG
- a CDS encoding galactose ABC transporter substrate-binding protein, giving the protein MKTFLKTIVFIQIVLIILILINIAHVNTFASSSIDVSNGKVANVAVLLYSFDDPYMLEIKKSLEDIENQYKDKIHFTFYDGKNNMAIQNETIDSLRKSNIDLFILKLVDTKEENIKNIMLNLKNVPIIFMEVTPEVVSKVSKLYSKAVFLYSTSSHEGVLQGKILVDKWNTDKKFLDKNNDNILQYILLKGEASNPYAIERTNDAISTINGAGIQTEQLALVNANWFRELAKTSVDNLFLKYDGGIEAIIANNDAMALGSIEALQKYGYNKGDKNKNIAVVGIDGLEEAKNLIDKGLMTGTLIQDTKLVSEAFYNIGMNLIKNESPIANTPYKLDNGVITIPESYKPYTGPVSNS; this is encoded by the coding sequence ATGAAGACATTTCTAAAAACAATAGTATTTATTCAAATTGTGTTAATTATACTCATACTAATAAATATAGCTCATGTTAATACATTTGCTAGCTCAAGTATAGATGTTAGCAATGGCAAAGTAGCTAATGTTGCAGTATTACTATATAGTTTTGATGATCCCTATATGTTAGAAATTAAAAAGAGTTTAGAGGACATTGAAAATCAATATAAAGATAAAATTCACTTTACTTTTTATGATGGAAAAAATAATATGGCTATACAAAATGAAACAATAGATTCTCTTCGTAAGAGTAATATTGATTTATTTATATTAAAGCTAGTTGATACAAAAGAAGAAAACATAAAAAATATCATGCTTAATCTAAAAAATGTTCCAATTATTTTTATGGAAGTTACTCCAGAAGTTGTATCAAAAGTTTCCAAACTTTATAGCAAAGCTGTTTTTCTGTATTCAACTTCAAGCCATGAAGGTGTTTTGCAAGGTAAAATTCTTGTAGATAAATGGAATACTGATAAGAAATTTTTAGACAAGAACAATGATAATATTTTGCAATACATTTTGCTAAAAGGTGAAGCTAGTAACCCATACGCTATTGAAAGAACAAATGATGCTATTTCAACAATTAATGGAGCCGGAATACAAACAGAACAGCTTGCTCTAGTAAATGCCAATTGGTTTAGAGAATTAGCTAAAACTTCAGTTGATAATCTATTTCTCAAATATGATGGTGGAATTGAAGCAATAATTGCTAATAATGATGCAATGGCTTTAGGCTCTATTGAGGCACTACAAAAATATGGATATAACAAAGGTGATAAAAACAAGAATATAGCCGTTGTTGGAATTGATGGTCTAGAAGAAGCCAAAAATTTAATAGACAAAGGATTAATGACTGGTACCCTTATTCAAGATACAAAACTGGTATCTGAGGCATTTTATAATATTGGAATGAATTTAATTAAAAATGAAAGTCCTATAGCAAATACACCTTACAAACTAGATAATGGAGTAATTACGATTCCAGAATCTTATAAGCCATATACAGGTCCAGTTAGTAATTCCTAA
- a CDS encoding ATP-binding protein has translation MECLRETNDSLEEWESFISIVNSNPTARKITLESWKRCSELGIKPEKIKFKFLSDKDLNKRIKENSQLIEVSKLYMDSLSMSLTGIPHIVALSDKDGWIIDYRGTPEELGGRKAGLCIGASWSEENIGNNGAGTALAIGEPVLVYGVEHYGIAYGGCACIGVPIKYDNKIIGAMDISVPVKYARPERLHILIACVNSIESTVMYINNSNDKSPAQYINLQATSELIATAVHDLKNPLSVIRGLGQLGMITSDKDRIDNYLSRIITQADEMNDMIIELLSIFKPEKLIPQKVMHIIENIIGYFDPICEHKKIKLSLKSNLDEHINMSEKLLKRAIENIINNAVQAMDEGGEIKILTEKDEDFMIIKIKDTAGGIPEDLSETLFEPFSFRRSGGTGLGLFMAYHTITNIHKGQIWFETELGIGTTFFIKLPIARNIENSILESHKFI, from the coding sequence ATGGAATGTCTACGAGAAACAAATGATAGCTTAGAGGAGTGGGAGAGTTTTATATCAATTGTAAATAGTAATCCTACTGCAAGAAAGATTACATTAGAATCATGGAAACGATGCAGTGAATTAGGAATAAAGCCTGAAAAAATAAAATTTAAGTTTTTATCAGATAAAGATTTAAATAAAAGGATAAAAGAAAACTCACAACTTATTGAGGTTTCAAAATTATATATGGATTCTTTATCCATGAGCCTGACTGGAATACCTCATATTGTAGCTTTATCAGATAAAGATGGGTGGATTATTGATTATAGAGGTACTCCGGAAGAGCTGGGAGGTAGAAAGGCAGGGCTATGCATTGGAGCAAGTTGGTCAGAAGAGAATATAGGAAATAATGGTGCAGGTACAGCATTGGCAATAGGAGAACCAGTTCTTGTTTATGGAGTAGAACATTATGGTATTGCTTATGGTGGATGTGCATGTATTGGTGTTCCTATAAAGTATGATAATAAAATTATTGGTGCAATGGATATAAGTGTACCAGTTAAATATGCAAGACCAGAAAGACTTCATATACTAATAGCCTGTGTAAATTCAATTGAATCAACAGTTATGTACATAAATAATAGTAACGATAAGTCCCCAGCACAGTATATAAATTTACAAGCGACAAGTGAATTAATTGCAACAGCTGTTCATGATCTTAAAAACCCATTGTCAGTAATTAGAGGTTTAGGACAATTAGGAATGATAACTTCTGATAAAGATAGGATTGATAACTATTTAAGCAGAATAATAACACAAGCTGATGAGATGAATGATATGATTATTGAACTTTTGAGTATATTTAAACCAGAAAAACTTATACCTCAGAAAGTTATGCATATAATAGAAAATATTATAGGCTACTTTGATCCTATTTGTGAACATAAAAAAATTAAATTATCACTTAAAAGTAATTTAGATGAACACATAAATATGTCTGAAAAGCTTCTAAAGAGAGCAATTGAAAATATTATAAATAACGCAGTACAAGCAATGGATGAAGGTGGAGAAATTAAGATTTTAACAGAAAAAGATGAGGATTTCATGATAATTAAAATCAAAGATACAGCAGGAGGAATACCAGAAGATTTAAGTGAAACTTTATTTGAACCATTTTCTTTTAGAAGAAGTGGTGGTACTGGGTTAGGATTATTTATGGCATATCATACTATTACTAATATTCATAAGGGGCAAATATGGTTTGAAACAGAATTAGGTATAGGAACTACGTTTTTTATTAAATTGCCAATAGCTAGAAATATTGAAAATTCAATACTTGAATCTCATAAATTCATATAA
- a CDS encoding DUF2334 domain-containing protein: MRFEDITAGGEYLDSDNLEKLRVVADYMFLAGIPFHIAWIPRFFDPQNGIDNDISKDYSMPNANFLFTMEYLLNRNGIISLHGYTHQYCDEVGAIGTEFNEGRNNDEKSIRRVEAAINTAKRLDLPVKFFETPHYAATAFQQSIFEEYFNIIYEPFVGIWGERIVKSPRNYRTLYIPTPLGYVEGKYGINKMIDRINNLDETTLASLFYHPYIDFEYITLKSGVNRYPISNYLENSPLHQIVKALYYKGCNFTKITDLNLGSKKAEFKELFYSFFNLHKYFKLR, from the coding sequence ATTCGATTTGAAGATATAACAGCAGGCGGTGAATATTTAGATTCTGATAACCTAGAAAAGCTTAGAGTAGTTGCAGATTACATGTTTTTAGCTGGTATACCATTCCATATAGCATGGATACCAAGGTTCTTTGATCCTCAAAATGGAATTGATAATGATATATCAAAAGATTATAGTATGCCTAATGCTAACTTTCTATTTACAATGGAGTATTTATTAAATAGAAATGGAATAATTAGTCTACACGGCTATACTCACCAGTATTGTGATGAAGTAGGCGCAATTGGTACCGAGTTTAATGAAGGAAGAAATAATGATGAAAAGAGTATAAGAAGAGTTGAAGCGGCTATTAATACTGCAAAGAGATTAGACTTACCTGTTAAGTTTTTTGAGACACCTCATTATGCGGCTACTGCATTTCAACAAAGCATATTTGAAGAATATTTTAATATTATTTATGAACCATTTGTAGGTATATGGGGAGAGAGAATAGTTAAAAGCCCTAGAAATTATAGAACTTTGTATATACCTACACCGTTAGGCTATGTAGAGGGAAAATATGGTATCAATAAAATGATTGATAGAATAAACAATTTAGATGAAACTACACTCGCTAGTTTGTTTTATCATCCATATATTGATTTTGAATATATAACCCTTAAAAGTGGTGTTAATAGATATCCAATAAGTAATTACTTGGAAAATTCACCTCTTCATCAAATAGTAAAAGCACTATACTATAAAGGTTGTAACTTTACAAAAATTACGGATTTAAACCTAGGTAGTAAGAAGGCGGAATTCAAAGAATTATTCTATAGTTTTTTTAATTTACACAAATATTTTAAGTTGAGATAA
- a CDS encoding galactose ABC transporter substrate-binding protein, translating to MNVLKKLKLFIIIVLLLSNIIPNNTYALQNGNNQPQLKVAVFINNFEDLFLYEVKKNLEDIQTENAGKVQFTFFDAKENQSIQNESIENALNQDFNLFVIRPVSKNLSDIEGTFNKIQQKNIPLIILYEKTPSIVNLLRPYRNRSIIINTDLAQSGTLEGKILANAWNSTKGVLDKNKDNIMQYVLIKGPSDSNITAIRNKYSIQAINESGIKTQEISSVTCDFLEECARTSVESLFLNYSNKIEAIIANSDSMAIGAVKGLQKYGYNKGDPSKYIPVVGVDALPEAQELIAKGFMTGTVKQDPREHANAIYSIGMNLVSGAPPLSGTNYKFDETGVAIELPYSEYVK from the coding sequence ATGAATGTATTAAAAAAGCTTAAGTTATTTATTATAATTGTTTTATTATTATCAAATATAATTCCAAATAATACATATGCTTTACAAAACGGCAACAATCAACCTCAGCTTAAGGTAGCTGTATTTATAAATAATTTCGAAGACTTATTTCTTTATGAAGTAAAGAAAAATTTAGAAGATATCCAAACTGAAAATGCAGGTAAAGTTCAATTTACTTTTTTTGATGCAAAAGAAAATCAAAGTATTCAAAATGAGAGTATTGAAAATGCACTTAATCAAGACTTTAACCTTTTTGTAATACGTCCTGTTAGTAAAAACCTAAGCGATATCGAAGGTACTTTTAATAAAATACAACAAAAGAATATTCCATTAATTATCCTATACGAAAAAACTCCATCGATAGTAAACTTACTTAGACCTTACCGCAACAGATCTATTATCATTAATACAGATCTTGCTCAATCTGGTACTCTTGAAGGTAAAATTCTAGCCAATGCTTGGAATTCAACTAAAGGGGTTTTAGATAAAAATAAAGATAATATAATGCAATATGTTCTTATAAAAGGTCCATCTGATAGCAATATAACAGCTATAAGAAACAAATATTCAATTCAGGCAATAAATGAATCTGGAATAAAGACTCAGGAAATTTCATCGGTTACGTGTGATTTTCTAGAAGAATGCGCAAGAACTTCTGTGGAATCACTATTTTTAAATTATAGTAATAAAATTGAAGCAATAATTGCTAATAGTGATTCCATGGCAATAGGTGCTGTTAAAGGACTTCAAAAATATGGATACAATAAAGGTGATCCCTCTAAGTATATTCCAGTTGTTGGAGTTGATGCCTTGCCAGAGGCACAAGAACTAATTGCAAAAGGATTTATGACAGGTACTGTTAAGCAAGATCCACGCGAACATGCAAATGCAATTTATTCTATAGGAATGAATTTAGTTTCTGGTGCTCCTCCTCTCAGCGGTACTAATTATAAATTTGATGAAACTGGAGTCGCAATTGAGCTGCCTTATTCTGAATATGTTAAATAA
- a CDS encoding GNAT family N-acetyltransferase produces MEFRKALETDINDIMNIIKQAQAYFKEQGIDQWQNNYPNPETIRNDIANKHSYILLKDNNIVATAAVSFDGEKTYDSIYEGEWITNSQYAVIHRIAVDNTYKGLGLSSKIIKNVEELCLSKGVHSIKIDTHEENISMQRLLKKNKFQYCGVIYLEDGNKRIAFERTL; encoded by the coding sequence ATGGAATTTAGAAAAGCACTTGAAACAGATATAAATGATATAATGAACATTATTAAGCAAGCACAAGCTTACTTTAAAGAACAAGGAATTGATCAATGGCAGAATAATTATCCTAATCCTGAAACAATAAGAAATGATATTGCTAATAAACATAGCTATATTTTATTAAAAGACAATAATATTGTTGCTACAGCAGCAGTTTCTTTTGATGGAGAAAAAACATATGATTCTATTTATGAAGGTGAATGGATTACTAATAGCCAATATGCAGTTATTCATAGAATAGCTGTAGATAATACTTATAAAGGATTAGGCTTATCATCTAAAATTATTAAAAATGTGGAAGAGCTTTGTTTAAGTAAAGGGGTACATAGCATAAAAATAGATACACATGAAGAGAATATATCTATGCAAAGGTTGCTTAAGAAAAACAAATTCCAATACTGTGGAGTAATCTATTTAGAAGATGGAAATAAAAGAATAGCATTTGAAAGAACACTGTAA
- a CDS encoding TMEM165/GDT1 family protein, whose translation MASFIKALLLVVVAEMGDKTQLLAMAMVSKYKAKQVLLGVLIATILNHALAVAVGSYLSSVIPMDLVKIIAAVSFLAFGIWTIRGDKLDDEENKKVKFGPIVTVAIAFFLAEMGDKTQLMTITIAAENKQPLFILMGTTVGMLIADGIGILGGAWMCKHVPDIYIKWVAGAIFMFFGTLTLYNSVPAAFLGPIYIVLYLALMGLLIYLFGVKLAYFGQSCDIVLNKKDDLVDEESEEEIKKRA comes from the coding sequence ATGGCATCATTTATTAAGGCATTATTATTAGTGGTAGTTGCAGAAATGGGCGATAAGACGCAGCTTCTGGCAATGGCAATGGTAAGTAAATACAAAGCTAAACAAGTATTACTTGGAGTACTAATTGCAACTATTTTAAATCATGCATTAGCAGTTGCAGTTGGAAGTTACTTAAGCTCTGTAATTCCTATGGATTTAGTAAAAATTATAGCAGCAGTATCTTTTCTAGCCTTTGGTATTTGGACGATACGTGGAGATAAATTAGATGATGAAGAAAACAAGAAAGTAAAATTTGGTCCTATTGTTACAGTAGCCATTGCATTTTTCTTAGCAGAAATGGGAGATAAGACTCAGCTTATGACAATAACTATAGCGGCAGAAAATAAACAGCCACTTTTTATCTTAATGGGAACCACAGTAGGAATGCTTATTGCAGATGGTATAGGGATTTTAGGTGGGGCATGGATGTGTAAGCATGTACCAGATATATATATAAAATGGGTAGCTGGCGCAATCTTCATGTTCTTTGGAACATTAACTTTGTATAATTCAGTTCCAGCAGCGTTTTTAGGACCGATATATATTGTTTTATACTTAGCTCTTATGGGATTACTGATTTATCTTTTTGGGGTAAAGCTTGCATACTTCGGTCAATCATGTGATATAGTATTAAATAAGAAAGATGATTTGGTAGATGAGGAAAGCGAAGAAGAAATTAAGAAAAGAGCTTAA